The Metarhizium brunneum chromosome 5, complete sequence sequence TATGACTGGTACCTTTCTTCGCTATGGCTTCCGCAGGACTCGGGGCACGGATGTGGTAGATGAGGGTTCTTCGTCTTTCAAATACCTCGAGGCATTTTGCTGCAGCGAATCCCGGACTCAAATCATACACTCGGAGCAGCTATAGCCAGAGtaatttttcttcttcaagtaGCAGTTTCTTCACTGTACGTTCTCATCTCCTCTGTGAGCAAGTACCCTTCAATATTATAAGACAAGTCCAGTGCAATGTaagccttcttggcctgAACTGATGCGATTTAAGCAGGGTGCACCCAAGTTAATTGTACCAcgatggccttgaagaaaGACTATTTCAGCCGGTTTGTTTAACAAtaaatgtcaactggtatgTAAAATGAGCCGTACTTTTCTGCTGAATGCTGTCTGGTAGCAAAAGGCCCTACAGCTTAAGGGGCTAGTAGCCTGAACTAGGTTCAAATGGTGGCACGGCAAGTGAGCTTCTGTAGGGGTGCTGAGCGTAACGGCTAGACCAATCAGACTCCGCCCTTGTTTCTGCGGAAGCCTAGAACTGCACTGAGCCACGGCGCATTCAAGGTGCCAGGCCGCTTCATTGAATGTTCACGTCAAACCAGACCGGaatctcatcatcatccattcACACATTCACATCCACCACATCACCCGGTTGCCCGCATGTCTGCGAATAATGCCCCGCAGCCAGTCAAGCTCTCCTTACCCTTGGTATGCTACTCTCAATCTGATGTGTGACTAAAAGACTGCATCGCATTTGCTGACCCATCTTTACCGCAGGAGTATCAACAGCATCTCTTCCAAGAGCTCCGGGCAGAAGATGAGCTCGTCGTGCTGGCCCGTGGCCTGGGGCTGATGCGCCTCGTCACAAACCTACTTCACTCCTATGACGCAGCCGGAAATAATCTCATAGTCATTGTAGGTGCCGAAGAGCGTGAAAATGGCTGGATTGGCGAGGCATTGGCCGAGCATGCCGCCATCAGCGCTGCTCCCAAGGCCCGGGGCTTGACAGTTGTGAATACCGACTTCCAAAGTGTCGGTGCACGCGAGAAGATGTACGCCGGAGGCGGCATATTCAGCATCACTTCGCGTATCCTAGTTGTCGACCTTCTTACCGGCCTGCTGGATCCAGAGTCAATTACGGGGCTCGTCGTGCTTCACGCTGATCGTGTTGTCGCAACTTCACTCGAGGCCTTCATCCTTAGAGTGTATCGGCAGAAGAACAAGATTGGGTTTCTGAAGGCGTTTTCCGACAACCCAGATCCTTTCTCTACTGGCTTCTCCCCGCTGTCGACCATGATGCGAAATCTGTTCCTGAAAAGGGCATCGCTGTGGCCGAGATTCCACGTCACTGTAGCACAGTCTCTCGAAGGCAAGAAGAAAGCCGAAGTCATCGAGTTGGAGGTACCCATGACAGATTCGATGACGCATATTCAAAACGCCATCATGGAATGTGTTGAGGTCAGCATCCACGAGCTCAAAAAGGGCAACTCGGGCCTTGAAATGGACGACTGGAATCTCGACAGCGCTTTGCTTAAAAGCTTTGACGTCATGGTCCGACGACAGTTGGATCCCAATTGGCACCGTGTGAGTTGGAAAACACGGCAGATCGTAAACGATCTCACAGTGTTGCGCGGTCTATTGACGTCCGTCCTGGCATATGACGCAGTGTCGTTTTTACAGCATCTTGACACCATCCACGCAGCGCACTCACCTCCGCCTGGATCTTCGAGACAAAATCAGTCACCTTGGCTATTTTTGGATGCCGCACAAACAATATTCGACACGGCGCGAAGGAGGGTGTATTCGGCCAGCGCAAAATCAATCTCACAAAGTGGCGATAATATCGACTCTTTGCGGCCAgtcctcgaggagctgccAAAGTGGGCTCTGCTTGCTGAAGTGCTCGAAGAGATTGACAGAGATCTCTACTTCGAACCACCTGCCAGAGACGACTCAAATGGGACTATACTCATCATGTGCTCAAACACGGATACCTGTAGACAACTCCGCGACTACTTGCAAACAATGCACGTAAAGCCCAGGGTCGCAactcccaccaccaccgcggaagatgaagaagatgcccaCAAACCATCGGCTGCTTTCATGATGAGAAGACGTCTACGCAGCTACCTAACCTGGAAGCGACAGTTCGCCCAAGTCAGCGCAACGCTCTTCTCCGAGAACCAAAAGGCCCTCAACGGCGCAGCTGATTCCCGgcctggccatgctggcATGGGCCGTGGTAAACCTCCGTCGAACAAGAGGAGACGCGTCCGTGGCGGAGGTAACGCCGGTGTCTCGGCCGGGCGGACCGACACTGGTGTTATTGCGCAGTACTTTGAGAAGCCAGGCGAAGTGGCCCATCTCATGGCCGAAGTCCAGATCacggaagaagaagcccaacaaaaGGACGACATCATCGCCGACCCACTAGACAACATGGAAGATTACTATCAGCTGTACGAAATGCAAGACCTAGTCGTGGTCCACGCCTACGACGGCGACCAAGACGAGCACGTCCTCGAGGAAGTCAAACCCCGATATATCATCATGTACGAGCCAGACGCCTCCTTTATTCGAAGGGTAGAAGTCTACCGCTCGTCACACAATGACAGAAACGTCCGTGTCTACTTCATGTACTACGGGGGCTCGGTCGAAGAACAGCGCTACCTTGCATCAGTCCGTCGAGAAAAGGACTCGTTCACAAAACTTATCAAGGAACGAGCAAGCATGTCCCTCGTCATGACGGTCGACCCTCACGGCATCGAAGACCCGCAAGAAGCGTTCCTCCGCACAGTCAACACGCGAATTGCAGGCGGCGGACGGCTCGCAGCGACAGCCCAACCGCCGCGCGTTGTAGTCGACGTTCGAGAATTCCGCTCCTCCTTGCCATccctcctccacggccggtccatcgtcatcgtgCCCTGCATGCTCACAGTCGGCGACTACATCCTCTCGCCCAACATTTGCGTGGAGCGTAAATCCATCAGCGATCTCATCTCGTCCTTCAAGGACGGGCGTCTCTACACGCAGGCAGAAACCATGTTCCAGCACTACAAGTCCCCGATGCTGCTCATCGAGTTCGATCAGAACAAATCCTTTACGCTGGAGCCCTTTGCCGACTTATCAGGCAGCCTGAGCAGCGTGGCGCCCACAAACGTGTCGTCCGACTTGCAGTCAAAGCTCGTCCTGTTAACACTCGCCTTCCCCAAGCTCCGCATCATATGGTCGTCATCGCCCTACCAAACCGCCGAGATATTCGAGTCTCTCAAGGCGCAAGAGGATGAACCGGACCCGATTGCAGCGGTGCAAGCAGGCCTAGACAAGGACATGAAGGCGGAAGACCAGGCGTTCAACCAGGAACCGCAAGAGATGCTCACCAAAGTCCCTGGCGTCACGCCCAAGAATATCAAAACCCTCGTACTAGAAACAGAGAATATCAAAGAGGTGGCCAACATGTCAGTGGGAGACCTGGAGCCCATGGTTGGAAAAGtcgccggcaaggccatACACGGATTTTTCAACCGCAACGTcatggaagaagacgacTAGAGCAAAGGAGACCACGGTCAAAtcaaataaaaaaagataccCATTAAGAATCgtaaaaagaagaagaactaGGGTATAGA is a genomic window containing:
- the rad16 gene encoding DNA repair protein rad16: MSANNAPQPVKLSLPLEYQQHLFQELRAEDELVVLARGLGLMRLVTNLLHSYDAAGNNLIVIVGAEERENGWIGEALAEHAAISAAPKARGLTVVNTDFQSVGAREKMYAGGGIFSITSRILVVDLLTGLLDPESITGLVVLHADRVVATSLEAFILRVYRQKNKIGFLKAFSDNPDPFSTGFSPLSTMMRNLFLKRASLWPRFHVTVAQSLEGKKKAEVIELEVPMTDSMTHIQNAIMECVEVSIHELKKGNSGLEMDDWNLDSALLKSFDVMVRRQLDPNWHRVSWKTRQIVNDLTVLRGLLTSVLAYDAVSFLQHLDTIHAAHSPPPGSSRQNQSPWLFLDAAQTIFDTARRRVYSASAKSISQSGDNIDSLRPVLEELPKWALLAEVLEEIDRDLYFEPPARDDSNGTILIMCSNTDTCRQLRDYLQTMHVKPRVATPTTTAEDEEDAHKPSAAFMMRRRLRSYLTWKRQFAQVSATLFSENQKALNGAADSRPGHAGMGRGKPPSNKRRRVRGGGNAGVSAGRTDTGVIAQYFEKPGEVAHLMAEVQITEEEAQQKDDIIADPLDNMEDYYQLYEMQDLVVVHAYDGDQDEHVLEEVKPRYIIMYEPDASFIRRVEVYRSSHNDRNVRVYFMYYGGSVEEQRYLASVRREKDSFTKLIKERASMSLVMTVDPHGIEDPQEAFLRTVNTRIAGGGRLAATAQPPRVVVDVREFRSSLPSLLHGRSIVIVPCMLTVGDYILSPNICVERKSISDLISSFKDGRLYTQAETMFQHYKSPMLLIEFDQNKSFTLEPFADLSGSLSSVAPTNVSSDLQSKLVLLTLAFPKLRIIWSSSPYQTAEIFESLKAQEDEPDPIAAVQAGLDKDMKAEDQAFNQEPQEMLTKVPGVTPKNIKTLVLETENIKEVANMSVGDLEPMVGKVAGKAIHGFFNRNVMEEDD